CGCCGCAGGATGGGCTGATCCGCCATCACGATCGGCCGCACCGCCATCGGTTCGTTCCCTCCTGGTCCCATGCGGATTAGATGCAGATCCCCGCGGCGCGTGACACCCCGGGAGCCCGGTCGTCCCGCCGCGCGTCTTCTCATTTTAAACGGAGTCCCCTCATTTTTGCGATCCCGCGGGGTCGAATGAATTCGGCCTGGGGAGGCCTTGGGCCGATGGTTGACCTGCGCGCCGAATGAATTCGGCCTTGGAAGGCCTTCGGCCGACGGTCGGCCTGCGCCGACCGGAAGAGTGTTCTTTACGTCGGCGGAGGCCGACGCTGGGCGCGCCAGCGCCTTGGAAGGCCGATTTCAATCGGCGCGAAGGCCTTCGGCCGACGGTCGACCTGCGCCGACCGGGAAGGCGTTCTTTACGTCGGCGGAGGCCGACGCGTGGCGCGCAGCGCCCCTGAAGGCCGATTTCAATCGGCGTGAAAAGGCCAACGCGGGGCGCGGAGCACGCCGAAGGAATTCGCCCTTGGTCGGAGGCATTCGTGTGTTCGTGTCTCTATTTGTGGACGGCCCGCCGCGACCGGTGAGGCCCTGGTAGGCTGCTGGCAGGCCGAAATGAATTTCGGCTTCCGTCTTTGACCGTTCGCCGCCCCCGCGGTATGCTCCTATTTCGAAACCCCTCGGTTCGGGACGCTACCGATGGATGGGGAGCGTGGGTATCCCTGGCATCTGCCGCCCGCCCTGGCCCTGCATCTCGAGATCCTCCGCTACCCGATCCTGGCCCGCCGGATCCGGGAGCGGATGCGCCAGGAGCTGTTCGCCCGCGGCATCATCACCCCCGAGGCCTTCGAAGCCGAGGTCCGGGAGAAGGCCCTGATCTCCCAGCGCCTGGAGGGGCTCACCGATCCCTTCGGCCAGGAGTCGGCGGAGGAATGGGAGGAGCGGCTGGCCCAGATCCGGGACCAGCTGACGGAGTTCTATTTCGCCTACAACCTCCCCCACAGCCTGTTCGTGGAGATCGTCCGCTCGGTGCTGGAGGAGCGGGCGCCGGGGCACCGCCCGGTGCTCACCTTCAACCCGGAGCTGGCCCCGGTGGAGGCCCTCTTCGCCCAGGCCGAGGCCTACGAGGCGGCGCCCCCCGAGCAGCGCAAGGCGGTGCTCCCCCACTTGAAGGAGATCCGCGTGGTGCTCATCAAGAGCATCATCAGCGATCAGCTGGCCTTCGTTGGCATCGCCCGGGAGCATTTCACGTCGGCGGACCTGCGGGCCATCTACGAGCGGCGCATCGGGCAGGGCAAGATCGGGGGCAAGGCGGCGGGGATGATGCTGGCCTGGCGGGTGCTCCAGGCCCCTGACCCGGAGGATCCCTTCCCCCTGGCCGAGCGGGTGGGCATCCCGGATTCCTGGTTCATCGGCGCGGACGTCTTCTACGAGTTCATGGAGCGCAACGGGCTGCTCCCTTACCTGAACCAGAAATACAAGCCCGAGGAGGAGATCCGAGCGGAGTTCCCCGAGGTGCAGCACGCCTTCTTGGCGGGACGCTTTCCGGGCTGGTTCGTCCAGCGGCTGCGGGACCTGCTCCGGGAGGTCGGACCGCATCCCCTGATCGTGCGGTCCTCCAGCCTCCTGGAGGACAACTTCGGCGCCTCCTTCGCCGGCAAATACGAGAGCCACTTCTGCCCCAACCAGGGCTCCCTGGAGGAGAACCTGGAGGCGTTGCTGACGGCCATCAAACGGGTTTACGCCAGCGTCTTCCACCCGGACCCTCTGATCTACCGGCGGCATGTCGGGCTGCTGGATTACGACGAGCGGATGGCCATCCTGCTCCAGAAGGTGGAGGGGACGCGCTACGGGCGCTACTTCTTCCCGCCCGTCGCGGGGGTCGCCTACTCCCGTAACCCCTTCCGCTGGAGCCCGCGCATCCGGCGGGAGGACGGCTTCATGCGGATGGTGGTGGGCCTGGGCACCCGGGCGGTGGAGCGGGTGGCCCACGATTACCCCCGCATGGTCGCCCTCAGCCACCCGGGCCTGCGCCCGGAGAAGGACCCCCAGGCCATCGCCCGCTACGCCCAGCACTTCATCGACGTCATCGACCTGGAGGAGAACGCCTTCCGCACCCTGCGGGTCCACGAGGTGCTGGAGGGGGATTACCCCGGCCTGGCTTACCTCGCCGCAGTCCATAAAGGGGACTACCTCCAGCCTCTCATCGGCCGCCACGTGGACCCCCGCGCCCTGGTCCTCACCTTCGACCGCCTGCTCCAGGAGACGGACTTCGCGCCGCTGATGCGGGCGGTGCTGCGCAAGCTGGAGCGCCACTACGGCCGCCCGGTGGACATCGAGTTCGCGGTCCTCCTGGAGGGCGGGCGGCCGCCCCGCCCGATGCTGCGGCTGCTCCAGTGCCGCCCGCAGACCGATCGGGAGCAAGCGGCCCGTCCCCGCATCCCTCGGGACGTCCCGGAAGAAGACATCCTGTTCGCTTCGTATCAGATGGTGCCCCACGGGGCGGTGTATAACATCCGCTACGTCATCTACGTGGATCCGATGGCCTACACCCGCATCCCGGAGCTGAGCGCCCGCCTGGAGATCGCCCGGGTGATCGGGCGGCTGAACCGCCGGCTGGCAGGGGAGCGGTTCATCCTCATCGGACCCGGGCGCTGGGGAAGCGTGAACCCGTATCTGGGGGTGAAGGTGGGCTACGCGGACATCTACAATGCCCGGGCGCTGGTGGAGATCGGGCTGCGGGGAGCCCAGGGGTCGCCTGAGCCCTCCTACGGCACACATTTCTTCCGCGACCTCATCGAGGCGCAGATCTATCCCCTGGCCCTGAGCCCGGACGACGAACGGGCGGCCTTCCGGGCCGATTTCTTCCTCCGGGCGCCCAACGTTCTCGCCGCGCTGCTGCCGGAGGAGGCCTCCCACGCGGAGGTGGTGAAGGTCATCGACATCCCCGCCGTGGCCGGCGGCCGGTATCTCCACCTGGTGATGGACGGCGATCAGGAGGAGGCCATGGCCTACCTGGGGCCGAAGGTGGAGGATCCGGGTGCTTGAGATCGGCCCAGCCGGAACCCTGGCAGAGCTCGGGGGACGAGACGATGCGCGCGGAGCCCATCCGATTCACCCTCCTCGCCCGGGACGGCCGGGCGCGGGCCGGTTTCCTGGACACCCCCCACGGCCGGATCCCGACGCCGTGCTTCGCCCCGGTGGGCACCCAGGGGGCGGTCAAGACCGTGCCGGCGTGGGACCTGGAGGCTCTGGGGGCGAAGCTCATCCTGGCCAACACCTATCACCTCTATCTGCGGCCCGGGGATGAGCGGATCGCCCGCCTGGGCGGCCTGCACCGCTTCATGGGCTGGGACGGCCCGATCCTCACCGACAGCGGGGGCTTCCAGATCTTCAGCCTCCAGGGGTTGCGGGAGGTGGACGACGACGGGGTGACCTTCCGCTCCCACCTGGACGGCTCCCTCCACCGCTTCACCCCGGAGAAGGCGATCCGCATCCAGGAGAACCTGGGGGCGGATCTGATCATGTGTCTGGACGAGTGCCCGCCTCCCCTGGATTACGATTACAATGTGCGAGCTCTGGAACGGACCCACCGGTGGGCGGAGCGCTGCCGGGCGGCCCACACCCGCCCGGATCAGGCCCTCTTCGGCATCGTGCAGGGCGGGGTCTTTGAGGACCTGCGGACCCGGAGCGCCCGCTTCCTGATCGGCCTGGATTTCCCGGGCTACGCCATCGGCGGGCTCTCGGTGGGCGAGCCCAAGGCCCTCACCTACCGGGTCCTGGAGCTCATGGACGCCCTGCTGCCGGAGGAGAAGCCCCGTTATCTGATGGGCGTGGGGACCCTTCTGGATTTCGTGGAGGCGGTGGCGCGGGGGGTGGATCTCTTCGATTGCGTGATGCCCACCCGGGTGGCCCGCCACGGGACGGCGATCACGCGGACGGGGCGCCTGAACCTGCGCAACGCCCTCTACGCGGAGGACCCCCGGCCCATCGATGAGACGTGCGGCTGCCCCACCTGCGGGCGCTTCTCCCGGGCCTACCTGCGCCACCTGTTCAACGTCGGGGAGCCCCTGGCGATGTATCTCACCACCCTGCACAACCTCTACACAATGTTCCGGTTCATGGAGGACATGCGGCAGGCCATCCTTGAGGGGCGCTTCGCGGAGTTCCGGGCCGCCGTCCTGGAGGCCCACGCCGCCCTGGCCCCGGAGGAGGCTGACCGATGAGCGCCGCGCCGCGGGCCCCGGAGATCGCGGCGGTCCTCCTCGATCTCGACGGCACCCTCTACACCGCAGAGGGACCGATCCCGGGCGCCGCCGAGGCGGTGCGGGCCCTCCGGGCGCATGGGGTGACGGTCCGCTTCGTCACCAACACCACCACCCGCAGCCGCCGGGCCCTGGCCGAGCGGCTGAACCGCATGGGCTTCCCGGCCGTCCCGGAGGAGATCTACAGTCCGCCCTGGGCGGCGGGCTGCTTCCTGCGGGCCCGGGGCGCCCGGGCCTTCCTGCTGGTGCCGGAGGGCGCGCGGGAGGACTTCGCCGGCGTCCCGGAGGATGACCAACGGCCCGATTACGTGGTGGTAGGGGATCTGGGGGAAGATTGGACCTTTGAACGCCTGAACCGGGCCTTCCGGCTGATCCTGGAGGAAGGCGCCGGCCTCATCGGCCTGGGGCGAACCCGTTACTGGCGGGCGGCGGACGGGCTCCGGCTGGATGTCGGTCCTTTCGTCGCCGCCCTGGAGGAGGCCACCGGGCGGAAGGCCCTCATCCTGGGGAAGCCGGATCCCGCCTTCTTCCGGTTGATCCTGGAGGATCTGAAGGTGCCGCCGGAGCGAGTGGCGATGGTGGGGGACGACATCGAGATCGACGTCGGCGGGGCGCAGGGGGTTGGGATGCGGGGCGTCCTGGTGCGGACCGGCAAGTTCCGCCCGGCGGACCTGGAGGGATCGATCCGCCCGGATGCCGTGTTGGGCTCCGTGGCCGAGCTGCCCGTGTGGCGGTTCGGGTAACCGAACCGGCGGGGGCGCCCGGTCAGCGCCCCCGCCGGCGTTTCGCGAGGCTCACTTGCCCTTCCCCTTCTCCTGGCCGGGCGGCGTCTCCGGCCGCTTCTCCTGCCCGGGCGGGGTCTCGGGCCGCTGCTCCTGGTGAGGCTTGTTCTCAGGCCGGTGCTCCAGCCCGGGCGGCATCTCCGGCCGCTTCTCCAGCCCAGGCGGGGTCTCCGGCCGCCCGCCGCCCTGCTTCGGCGGCATAGCCGGCCCGGCCTCCACGTTCTCACAGTGCGGGACGCCCATCCTCCCCTCATTGAAGGCCGCCAGGACCTCCGCCCAATGGATCAGGGTCTGGCCCTCCGGCGACGAGGCCGGGACGCCGGGGCTGTGGCTTCCGAACCAGGCCGTGGCGGCGTCGATCACCGCCGACACCTCCAGCGGCGGCGTCGCCCCGTTCGCCACGTTCAGGACCGCGGCGATGTATTGGTGGGCCAGGATGTAATACGCGTCCCCGCGAGGTGCTGTCCAGAGGACCTGCATCCAGGTCTTCCCGCTGGAGAAGAAGGTGGCGTCCGGGGAATAGCCCTCCGGCCAGGCATCCGGGTGGGTCTTCCAGAAGCCATAGGTGAGGACGCAGCCGACCGGGCACGGTGGGGCCGTCAGGTGCACCACCGCCTCCGCCGTGCGGGTTTCGTGGGTGTCCCCTTCGGTCAGGGTGGCGACGTTGTGGAGCTCCGCCATCACATCGCAGGCCGTCTCGTTGGTGATGGTCTTGTGGAAGGACACGGAGCCGGAATCGTGGAAGGTCCACGGCCCGGTCTCACTGGGCATGCAGGTGAAGCCAGCGGGGCAGTGCTCCTCATCGCTCACCGAGGCGGATTCGTCCACTTCGACCACCGTAGGCGAATCCGGCAGGGAGAAGCCCGCCTTCGGCTCCGGCCCGAAGGGCTCGCCGAGATGACCGGAGTGGTTGGTGATGGTGACGTGGGCGCGGTTGCGATACTGGGTGACGCCCTCAAGCGGCGTGAAGGGGATCTCGTAGTCATAACAATGGGACTCGCCCGGATCAAGGATCGGCTTTTCGGTGATGTCCACCGTCACCGTGAGGAAGGGGGTCCAATCGGTCACATCTGGAGGCTTCTTGTATTCCACGATGTCGGTGATCGCCAGGCCCTCGGTAGCCGCTTCCCCGGTGTTGGTGACGCAGATCGTGCCGCGCACGCCGGCGGATTCGCTCTCCCCGACCTTCTCCCGGGTTACCACGATGGTATACATCACCTCCCCGCTCTCCCCGCGGGCGAGGGTGAGGGCGTCCGGGGAGGCCGACTTGGTGAGGGACCAGTCGTAGGTGATGACGTGGGTCCAGAAGCCCTCCGCGGTTTTGTCTGCAGCAATCGAGGTGCCGGCCTCGCCCTGCTGGGGATCCGCGCGAGGTGGGGCGATCTCCCGGCCTCCGGTCCATCCGGAGACCACGGCGGCGAGGCCGGAGGGGCTTCCGGCCGCTGCCATGGCGGTGCCGAAGGCCACCAGGGCGATGGCCGCGATGGCGATCACGAGCCCCAGCCGCAACCATGTGCTCCGCATAGGTCACCTCCTCTCAACTTTAATGCGCTTTCTACCTGAAATACCGTTATTCGCTGCTCGAAGGATATGGTTATGGATTATATAACCTAAGTTATGAAATTTTTACTTTAGATACTTTAGAGGTGGAGGGATAAAGGATTCACGGCAGCCGCCCCTTTTGTTCTCATCGATTTCAGGGGCAGCGGGCGGCCCTGCAGCGGCGAAAACCAAGCCGCGCAGGCCGGAACTCGAACCCCGGCATGACCGGCTAGCCCCTGGCAAGGTCATGCGTGTGTAGAGGCGACCAGCCGGTCGCCCCTCCAGCTACTGGCATCCCGTCGATAAAGCAGGAAGCAGCCGGTCATGGATTTCATCCCAAGCGGGTGAGATCCAATGATGGGTTGCGGAACGGATCGGTTTCGGGGTTCCGGACGGAGAAGAGGTGAGCGCTTTCGGTTCCCGCCCGGAGGGCGG
This DNA window, taken from Thermoflexus hugenholtzii JAD2, encodes the following:
- a CDS encoding TIGR01458 family HAD-type hydrolase; the protein is MSAAPRAPEIAAVLLDLDGTLYTAEGPIPGAAEAVRALRAHGVTVRFVTNTTTRSRRALAERLNRMGFPAVPEEIYSPPWAAGCFLRARGARAFLLVPEGAREDFAGVPEDDQRPDYVVVGDLGEDWTFERLNRAFRLILEEGAGLIGLGRTRYWRAADGLRLDVGPFVAALEEATGRKALILGKPDPAFFRLILEDLKVPPERVAMVGDDIEIDVGGAQGVGMRGVLVRTGKFRPADLEGSIRPDAVLGSVAELPVWRFG
- a CDS encoding proline-rich domain-containing protein, producing the protein MRSTWLRLGLVIAIAAIALVAFGTAMAAAGSPSGLAAVVSGWTGGREIAPPRADPQQGEAGTSIAADKTAEGFWTHVITYDWSLTKSASPDALTLARGESGEVMYTIVVTREKVGESESAGVRGTICVTNTGEAATEGLAITDIVEYKKPPDVTDWTPFLTVTVDITEKPILDPGESHCYDYEIPFTPLEGVTQYRNRAHVTITNHSGHLGEPFGPEPKAGFSLPDSPTVVEVDESASVSDEEHCPAGFTCMPSETGPWTFHDSGSVSFHKTITNETACDVMAELHNVATLTEGDTHETRTAEAVVHLTAPPCPVGCVLTYGFWKTHPDAWPEGYSPDATFFSSGKTWMQVLWTAPRGDAYYILAHQYIAAVLNVANGATPPLEVSAVIDAATAWFGSHSPGVPASSPEGQTLIHWAEVLAAFNEGRMGVPHCENVEAGPAMPPKQGGGRPETPPGLEKRPEMPPGLEHRPENKPHQEQRPETPPGQEKRPETPPGQEKGKGK
- a CDS encoding PEP/pyruvate-binding domain-containing protein, yielding MDGERGYPWHLPPALALHLEILRYPILARRIRERMRQELFARGIITPEAFEAEVREKALISQRLEGLTDPFGQESAEEWEERLAQIRDQLTEFYFAYNLPHSLFVEIVRSVLEERAPGHRPVLTFNPELAPVEALFAQAEAYEAAPPEQRKAVLPHLKEIRVVLIKSIISDQLAFVGIAREHFTSADLRAIYERRIGQGKIGGKAAGMMLAWRVLQAPDPEDPFPLAERVGIPDSWFIGADVFYEFMERNGLLPYLNQKYKPEEEIRAEFPEVQHAFLAGRFPGWFVQRLRDLLREVGPHPLIVRSSSLLEDNFGASFAGKYESHFCPNQGSLEENLEALLTAIKRVYASVFHPDPLIYRRHVGLLDYDERMAILLQKVEGTRYGRYFFPPVAGVAYSRNPFRWSPRIRREDGFMRMVVGLGTRAVERVAHDYPRMVALSHPGLRPEKDPQAIARYAQHFIDVIDLEENAFRTLRVHEVLEGDYPGLAYLAAVHKGDYLQPLIGRHVDPRALVLTFDRLLQETDFAPLMRAVLRKLERHYGRPVDIEFAVLLEGGRPPRPMLRLLQCRPQTDREQAARPRIPRDVPEEDILFASYQMVPHGAVYNIRYVIYVDPMAYTRIPELSARLEIARVIGRLNRRLAGERFILIGPGRWGSVNPYLGVKVGYADIYNARALVEIGLRGAQGSPEPSYGTHFFRDLIEAQIYPLALSPDDERAAFRADFFLRAPNVLAALLPEEASHAEVVKVIDIPAVAGGRYLHLVMDGDQEEAMAYLGPKVEDPGA
- the tgt gene encoding tRNA guanosine(34) transglycosylase Tgt; translation: MRAEPIRFTLLARDGRARAGFLDTPHGRIPTPCFAPVGTQGAVKTVPAWDLEALGAKLILANTYHLYLRPGDERIARLGGLHRFMGWDGPILTDSGGFQIFSLQGLREVDDDGVTFRSHLDGSLHRFTPEKAIRIQENLGADLIMCLDECPPPLDYDYNVRALERTHRWAERCRAAHTRPDQALFGIVQGGVFEDLRTRSARFLIGLDFPGYAIGGLSVGEPKALTYRVLELMDALLPEEKPRYLMGVGTLLDFVEAVARGVDLFDCVMPTRVARHGTAITRTGRLNLRNALYAEDPRPIDETCGCPTCGRFSRAYLRHLFNVGEPLAMYLTTLHNLYTMFRFMEDMRQAILEGRFAEFRAAVLEAHAALAPEEADR